CCGCCGCAACGACGGCCCCGGCGGAATCAATCGGCGATCCGACAACCGAGGCATTCTCGTCGGCGTGAAACGCAAAGTGGCAGTGGAAGAGCCAGTTCCCCGGAGTACTTGGCAAAAAACTGAAGGTGACGGTGCCCAGCGGCTTGATCAAATCCGTATTCGAGAGATGCTGCGCCGCGCGCGGCACCGGCGTGTCAATGCGTCCCGTGCCGTTCGCCTCGATCTGATAGAAGAAGCCGTGCAGATGCAGGGGATGATGCAGCGTGGTGGCGTTCACCACACGGAAGCGTGTCGAGTCACCCTGACGCAGCGTCATCGTTTCGCTATGCGGCCAGCCTTGTCCGTTGATGACCGACACCACCTCGAAGGGTCTCCCGTTGTCGTAGTCGAGAAACCACTCGCTGATCACCAGAATGTGATCAGGCATGGCGGCGCCGGGCTCGTCGACGACGATCGCGCCGCTCAGCTGGCTGTCCTTCCAGTACCGATCGGCTGCCGTGGTGCCGGCAAACGCCCCCCAGTACGCGTAGGTGCCGGCGAGGTTCAGCGCATACCGCACTTCACGCGTGGCACCCGGCGCGAGCTGCAGCGTATCGTCGCCGCCCACACCGGCGCGGAGGTCACCGATCACCAGCGCCGAGTCGGTGCGATTGCGCAGGGTGAGTATCACGGTCGTACCGCGTGGCACGCGCACGAGCGGGCCCGGCACGAGCGGCTGCTTACCTCGCTCCGCAAACGCGAGGATCGGGAGCGCTGGCGCCTCGGCACCCTCGGGAGCCCAGGCGCTTTCCACGATCTCGAGATCGAGGCGCAGCGTCGTTCCCGTCATGCGACCGGCCGACGCCCGGTTCTGATGGATGGCGGCCCGCACGGCTCCCGCGCTCGGCTTCGGGAGAGGCACGCGCGGCAGCGCGGCGAGTAGCTGGGCATTGAGCACAACGCCAACCACGGCGGAGATCACGAAGGTCATACGCGTACCTCGGCAAAGTGAGGACAGCGGGACTACACTGGAAACGCCCTATTCCGGTCGGTACGGCGCCTTGATCTTCATCGCGACGCCCGTCGTGCCCCACTGCAACCGGAGCGTCGCTTCATCGCGCAACACCATCGGGAACTGGTAGGTCAGCGACTCGACCGACGACGCTTGATCCGGCATGACCTCGAGCCGCAGTGCGTCGTACGCGGCGCCCGGATACGGCGTGTGCTGAATGTTCTTCTTGCGATTGAGAATGAACGTCCACGCGCCCGTCGCCCGTGGGATGAGCCACACGGTATACGTGCCCTTCGCCACCGGCGTCCCCTCCAGCGTGATGTCGCGGCTGACCGTGATTTGCGTGGCGAGGTCGGCCCCGGGATGCCAGATACTGTCCCACGGGACCAGCGCACCGAACAGGGCCCGTCCGCGGGCCGTGGGACGACCGTACGCGATCGAGATATCGGTAAACGCCACGCGCTGCGACACCGAGCCGCGCTGGCTGGGCGGATAGCCTTGAGCCGACAGCGGAGCGGAGGTCAGCAGCCAGAGGGTGACCAGCGGAGCCAGAATTCGTCGCAGCATACGGAGAATCTACGTGATTCCCTGAGAACGTGGCGCGCGCCATCTTTCCGGTATGACGCCTCCGCCTTCGCCGTTGCCTTCGCTTCGCGTGTTCGTGCTCGGCGCCACCGGCACGATCGGTCGGGCCACCGTGCGGGCGCTGGTGCGCCAGGGGCATGAGGTCGTCTGCTTCGGACGCGCCAGTCGTGCCTCTACCGGGCCTTCCGCACCCGAAGCCGGCGTGACCGTGCGGGTGGGCGACGTTCGCGACCCCGCGTCGATCACCCGCGACGGCTTCATGGGCGAGCCGTTCGATGCGGTGGTCTCCTGCATGGCATCGCGCACCGGTACGCCGCGAGACGCGTGGGCGATCGACCATCAGGCACACCTCAATGTGCTGCAGGCCGCGAAGGCCGCTGGCGTGCCGCAGATGGTGTTGCTCTCCGCGATCTGCGTGCAGAAGCCGTTGCTGGCCTTCCAGGACGCCAAGCTGGCCTTCGAACGCGCCCTCATCGACTCGGGGCTCACCTGGTCCATCGTGCGCCCCACGGCGTTCTTCAAGTCGCTCTCCGGGCAAGTGGATCGGGTCAAGAACGGGAAGCCGTTCCTCGTATTCGGTGACGGCACGCTCACGTCCTGCAAGCCGATCAGCGACGACGATCTCGCCGAGTATCTCGCCAGCTGTCTCATCGACGCGACGCGACAGAATCGCGTGCTGCCGATTGGTGGTCCCGGCAACGCCCAGACGCCGCGTGAGCAGGGCGAACAGCTCTTCGCGCTCCTCGGGCGCGAGCCCCGATTCAAGCAGGTCCCCGTGGCGCTGCTCGATGGGATCATCGCGGTGCTCAGCGCGCTCGGGAGGGTAGTACCGCCACTCGCCGACAAGGCACAGCTGGCGCGCATCGGCCGCTACTATGCCACGGAATCCATGCTCGTCTGGGACGCGGCGACCAATCGCTACGACGCGGCGGCCACCCCGTCCACCGGACAGGATACGCTCGTGGATTTCTTCGCCCGGCGCCTGCGCGGCGAAGTGACGGACGACCGCGGCGAACACGCGGTGTTCCAATGAGGGCCCCGACCACGACTGTGCGCGCGAATACCGCCGAGTGGAGAATGTCGTTGCTCGCCGTGATCATGCGCACGGGGCTGATGCTCGGTGCGGTGGTCTGCGTCCCCAGCGTAATCATGGCGATGCGCGCCGGGCTGACGGGCGTCATCGTGATCGACGTCCTGGCGATCGCCGTGCTGGCGGCGCTGATCGTCTTGAAGCAGCTGCCGTTCACCGTGCGCGCCACGGTGTTCTGCCTGATCCTGTATGCGCTCGGCACCGGACTGCTGATCTGGGTCGGGGCGAGGAGTCAGATCTTCCTCCTCGGTTTTTCGATTCTCACGGCGCTGCTGCTTGGCACGAGGGCGGGGTTGGCCTCCGTCGTGCTCAGCACCGTTACGCTGTTCCTGGTCGGACTCTGGGGATCGGCTGCGCCGGAGATGCTCATGACCCCGCAGTCGCAAGGCGTCGGCTTCTGGTTCACGGTCACCTTGAACTTCGCGCTGATCGCCTCACTGCTCGTTCTCGCCATCGGTGTCGTGATCTCGGCCATGGAAGCGGCGCTGCGCCAAGAGATTCTCGCGCGTTCGTCGTTCGAACAGCAACGCACCGTGCTACGCACGTTGATCGATGCGATGCCCGATGTCGTGTTCACGAAGGATCTCTACGGTCGCTTTGAACTCGCCAATCGCGCGGCCTGTGAGCAGTTCAGCAAGGAAAGCGAGGCGCAGCTCATCGGTCTGACCGCCCGCGATATTTTTCCGACGGAGTATGCCGCGCAGCGCGAATCGGAGGACGCGCGCGTCTTCGCCGGCGAGCCACTGCTCAACGCTGAGGCGTTCCGCATTCGCCCCGATGGCACCGTGCGTTGGTTCTTGGTCATCAAGGTGCCGTTGCGCAACGCGCTGGGAGAGATCACCGGGCTGATCGGCATCAGTCGCGACATTACCGACCGCAAACTGGCCGAGGTACAGCGCGATCAGCTGCAACAGGAGTTGCAGCAGTCGCAGAAAATGGAAGCCGTGGGCCAACTGGCCGGCGGCATCGCGCACGACTTCAACAACCTGCTCACGATCATCACCGGGCATAGCGGACTGCTCTTGACATCGCCCGACATTTCGCCGGATGTGCAGGAGTCAGTCGAAGAGATCGGGAACGCGGCCGATCGCGCCGCCGCCCTGACGCGGCAGTTGCTGGCGTTCAGTCGGCAGGCGCTCACGCAGCCGGAAGTGCTCGACGTGAATGCGGTGGTGCTCGACACCTCGAAGCTGCTGCGGCGCCTCATTGGCGAGGACATTTCGCTCAGCACGACGCTCGACTCGCAGGTAGCCGCGGTCCGCGCCGATCCCAGCCAGCTGAATCAGATCCTCATGAACCTGGCGCTGAACGCTCGCGATGCCATGCCGACGGGGGGTACGCTCAGCATAGAAACCGGCAATGTCGAGATCGACCACACCTTCTCGGCGATGCATCTGAGCGCGGCGCCAGGGCTCTATGTCATGCTGCGGTTGAGCGACAGCGGTAGCGGCATGGAACCGGGCGTGTTGTCGCGAATCTTCGAGCCGTTCTACACGACGAAGGGTGTGGGCAAGGGCACGGGCCTTGGATTGTCGATGGTGTTCGGCATCGTCCAGCAGAGTGGCGGTGGCATTCACGTGCACAGCGAGCCGGGTCACGGATCCACGTTCCGGATCTACCTGCCGGCCGTGCCCGTGTCGACGCCGACGGTGATCGAGGAGACCGGAGGCCGAACACCCGGCGGTACCGAAACGATCCTGCTGGTAGAAGACGACAGTGGCGTTCGCGCGCTTGCCCTGCGCGCCTTACAGGGCTTGGGATATGATGTCCTCACCGCGAATGACGGGCTCGAAGCACTAGAGGTCGCGACCTCGACCGACAAACGCATCGCGCTGCTGGTGACCGACGTCGTCATGCCTAATCTGAGCGGCCCGGCGTTGGTCGAACGGTTGCGTACCCGCCTACCGCATGTTGCGGTGCTGTACGTCAGTGGCTACACCGACGACGCCGTGCTGCGGCACGGTCTGCTGCAGGCCGAGGTCGACTTCCTCCAGAAGCCGTTCACGGCGTCCGCGCTCGCACGAAAGGTGCGCACCGTGCTCGACGAACACGCATCGGGCAGCGCCGCGCGGTGAGCCGACGGCTCCGCCGCGCGGTAGCCGAGAAATGACCGCGTCAGACCGTCGGCATTCTGGTTCGCCACGCGACAATCGGCGCCAGCATCCATGCGAGCTGTGCCAAAAGCATACCGGCAACGGCGTCTACCAGATAGTGCTCACCGCCGTAGATGATCGACCACAGCATCGTCGCCGCATAGAGGACCGCGACAGCGCGCGACAGCAGGCCGTGGCGCCACAGCGATAAGACGATCATCCACGCCACGGCCATATGCAGCGACGGAACGGCCGCAACATCATTCCCCGAAAGTTGCATGCCCGTGTCGTACGCGACGGGTGAGATTCCCCGCCCCACTTCGAAGAGCACTCGCGCAACCGGCTTGCCCGCCCCCTGATGTGAGGCGAACCATGGCGGTGCAGTAGGAAGCGCGAAGTGAATGGGCAGTGCAATGAGATAGCTGATGGCGCTTGCTACCATGTAGGTCGCGAAGGTGGCTACCCGGAACAACCACAGGTAGAACGCGACGATCCAGATGCTGAGGAAGTGACCCGCGTACGCGATGAGCATCAGGTAGTCGTGCCACGCCGGCTGCTCCCTGGCATACCACGCCGTCTGCAATCGGACGGTCGGGAGCTCGCCGAGGCCGAGCCAACGGTCGACGATCTGCGGATAGTGTATGAAGACGCGCTGTCCGGTTTCGTCGGCCGCGTCGCGCAGCACCACGAACACCAGTAGGGCGGCGAGGTGTACGAAGTACAGGCGACCGACGCGATCGATGTCACCGCGACGAAAAGCGACGCCGACCGGAACGCCAATCAGTAGCATCGGGATCACGCCGAGCGCGAACGGGTGTCCGATCGCGACGGATGCGGTCGATACGAAGAGCACGAGCAAGCATACGAGCGCTGGGAGCCAGCGACGATTGGCGAGCAACGGTACGCGAATGGATTGGAGCATATGGAGTCGGAGGCATTGACATTGGTTCGTCGCTATTTTGCACACGTCTCCGCTTTCGTGCCAGTGACCCGGCTGAATCAAAGAAACGGAGGAGTCCGTACGGACGCTGGTTGGCGCCTTCTGCACCCTCTCAATCCGGGCCGCCCGTGACGCTGCTGCTCAACATCCTGTGGTTCATCATCGGTGGCGGCTTCATCGCCGGCATCGCGTGGGTGCTGCTGGGCCTCCTGCTCGCGATCACCGTGGTTGGCATCCCGTTTGCTGTCGCCGCCTTCCGCATTGCCGGATTCGCCGCCTGGCCGTTTGGACGCACGCTGGTGGACGCGCGCACAGTCGGCGACGAGCCGATCGTCGGCACCGGTCTGGCGAATCTGCTCTGGATCGTTTTCGCGGGCATCTGGCTCTGGATCTCGCACGTGCTGGCCGGCATCGCCTACTGCGTCACGATCATCGGCATTCCGTTCGGATTCGCGCACTTCCGCCTTGCCGCCGTGTCCTTCGCGCCGCTCGGCAAGCGTGCGATCGACCTGCCCTGAGCGTACACTCTCCATGTCGCCTACCCGCCGTGAAGCCCTCGCGCACTTCAGCGCGCTGCTCGCCCTGCCGTTGATTGGCTGGCCGTCACGCGCCGACGACCCGCTCACGGGCACCATCGCGCAGTTTCAGGCTGGCCGGCTGCGTGGCGATTATTCCGCCGTTGAAGTCACCACCGACGCACTCAGACGCTGTCACGCCTGGAACGGCGGGTTGCGAGCCATCGATCAACTGGCCGCCAGCGCACTCGGTGAGGCGCGCGCGTCGGATGCACGGGCGCGGCGGCGCGCCCTGATCGGTGCGCTCGACGGCGTGCCGCTCTTCGCCAAATCGATTTACGACATGAAGGGGATGCCCACCACCGCATCGAGTGCGGAGTGGGCACGCCTGTTTCCCGCGCCGGTCACGCGCGATGCACTGGAAGTACAGCGACTGCGCGCCGCTGGTGCCGTGTTGCTCGGCAAGACGGCCGCCGACGACTTTGCGTATCGCGGCAATGGCACCAGTTCGCTCACCGGGCAGGTGC
This region of Gemmatimonas groenlandica genomic DNA includes:
- a CDS encoding multicopper oxidase domain-containing protein; this encodes MTFVISAVVGVVLNAQLLAALPRVPLPKPSAGAVRAAIHQNRASAGRMTGTTLRLDLEIVESAWAPEGAEAPALPILAFAERGKQPLVPGPLVRVPRGTTVILTLRNRTDSALVIGDLRAGVGGDDTLQLAPGATREVRYALNLAGTYAYWGAFAGTTAADRYWKDSQLSGAIVVDEPGAAMPDHILVISEWFLDYDNGRPFEVVSVINGQGWPHSETMTLRQGDSTRFRVVNATTLHHPLHLHGFFYQIEANGTGRIDTPVPRAAQHLSNTDLIKPLGTVTFSFLPSTPGNWLFHCHFAFHADENASVVGSPIDSAGAVVAAAASHDGHAAGGAMGSAAGHSMRGLVVGIKVTPAPGYVEPSPANARELRLFVQQRARRLVTGATAFGFALQSGPTAPAKDSVTLPGPVLELRKGEPVRIVVRNNLAEPTSIHWHGLEIESFPDGVPNWSGLGQRVYTQIAPNDTFVAAFTPPRSGTYPYHSHFNDRHQISRGMYGAVIVSDGPRDLVHDHLVVAGGGGPDLEKHVESPFALVNGRTSPAPLRLTVGEKHRLRIVSIHPDWRIAFTLKTDSTVAQWRAIAKDGADLPLAVATLRPAHVEMGPGQTADFEFTPTQPGVWRLEVKSVEPGWYIPLTVIVASKRP
- a CDS encoding DUF2911 domain-containing protein, translated to MLRRILAPLVTLWLLTSAPLSAQGYPPSQRGSVSQRVAFTDISIAYGRPTARGRALFGALVPWDSIWHPGADLATQITVSRDITLEGTPVAKGTYTVWLIPRATGAWTFILNRKKNIQHTPYPGAAYDALRLEVMPDQASSVESLTYQFPMVLRDEATLRLQWGTTGVAMKIKAPYRPE
- a CDS encoding NAD(P)H-binding protein, whose translation is MTPPPSPLPSLRVFVLGATGTIGRATVRALVRQGHEVVCFGRASRASTGPSAPEAGVTVRVGDVRDPASITRDGFMGEPFDAVVSCMASRTGTPRDAWAIDHQAHLNVLQAAKAAGVPQMVLLSAICVQKPLLAFQDAKLAFERALIDSGLTWSIVRPTAFFKSLSGQVDRVKNGKPFLVFGDGTLTSCKPISDDDLAEYLASCLIDATRQNRVLPIGGPGNAQTPREQGEQLFALLGREPRFKQVPVALLDGIIAVLSALGRVVPPLADKAQLARIGRYYATESMLVWDAATNRYDAAATPSTGQDTLVDFFARRLRGEVTDDRGEHAVFQ
- a CDS encoding ATP-binding protein, yielding MSLLAVIMRTGLMLGAVVCVPSVIMAMRAGLTGVIVIDVLAIAVLAALIVLKQLPFTVRATVFCLILYALGTGLLIWVGARSQIFLLGFSILTALLLGTRAGLASVVLSTVTLFLVGLWGSAAPEMLMTPQSQGVGFWFTVTLNFALIASLLVLAIGVVISAMEAALRQEILARSSFEQQRTVLRTLIDAMPDVVFTKDLYGRFELANRAACEQFSKESEAQLIGLTARDIFPTEYAAQRESEDARVFAGEPLLNAEAFRIRPDGTVRWFLVIKVPLRNALGEITGLIGISRDITDRKLAEVQRDQLQQELQQSQKMEAVGQLAGGIAHDFNNLLTIITGHSGLLLTSPDISPDVQESVEEIGNAADRAAALTRQLLAFSRQALTQPEVLDVNAVVLDTSKLLRRLIGEDISLSTTLDSQVAAVRADPSQLNQILMNLALNARDAMPTGGTLSIETGNVEIDHTFSAMHLSAAPGLYVMLRLSDSGSGMEPGVLSRIFEPFYTTKGVGKGTGLGLSMVFGIVQQSGGGIHVHSEPGHGSTFRIYLPAVPVSTPTVIEETGGRTPGGTETILLVEDDSGVRALALRALQGLGYDVLTANDGLEALEVATSTDKRIALLVTDVVMPNLSGPALVERLRTRLPHVAVLYVSGYTDDAVLRHGLLQAEVDFLQKPFTASALARKVRTVLDEHASGSAAR
- a CDS encoding phosphatase PAP2 family protein, coding for MLQSIRVPLLANRRWLPALVCLLVLFVSTASVAIGHPFALGVIPMLLIGVPVGVAFRRGDIDRVGRLYFVHLAALLVFVVLRDAADETGQRVFIHYPQIVDRWLGLGELPTVRLQTAWYAREQPAWHDYLMLIAYAGHFLSIWIVAFYLWLFRVATFATYMVASAISYLIALPIHFALPTAPPWFASHQGAGKPVARVLFEVGRGISPVAYDTGMQLSGNDVAAVPSLHMAVAWMIVLSLWRHGLLSRAVAVLYAATMLWSIIYGGEHYLVDAVAGMLLAQLAWMLAPIVAWRTRMPTV
- a CDS encoding YccF domain-containing protein — its product is MTLLLNILWFIIGGGFIAGIAWVLLGLLLAITVVGIPFAVAAFRIAGFAAWPFGRTLVDARTVGDEPIVGTGLANLLWIVFAGIWLWISHVLAGIAYCVTIIGIPFGFAHFRLAAVSFAPLGKRAIDLP